A part of Cuculus canorus isolate bCucCan1 chromosome 23, bCucCan1.pri, whole genome shotgun sequence genomic DNA contains:
- the POU2AF1 gene encoding POU domain class 2-associating factor 1 isoform X2, whose product MHWQKSSAPEQQPQPRPYQGVRVKEPVKELLKRKRGTVHNAGATAATTVVLPHQPHPSYSPMGQPCADMDVAAPALPVTDEGALCSGWISQPSPTSLQPLTQWTTYPEYVSHEAVSCPYTADMYVQPMCPSYTLVGPSSVLTYTSQPLITNFAPRSTTPAVVPQLEVADQQPPLTYFPWAQPLSALPASTLQYQPASSTLPGPQFVPLPISIPEPAPQELEDARRVIGTMPIEKLLLEDEDSDTILHIYAAKGMRAYALAAAERMKLLRRLDAKEHRGKTGADVNAVDNKGQSALHLAATYGYAQVLQVILSLGFPLDLEMKDFEGHTPLHCAVLSHNALIREHGCQMVTEEKQKDLQHQREELESCIHLLVQTGASIYSRDVKSNKTVLHYTVQDGNISLLRYFLELNAFKSKDFVNNKAHGNTALHMAAALPRDKNQKEIVQLLLDHGADPTIRNLDNDQPIHMAPSGKAGDQVRHLLKKGKVASAFISCRRNARS is encoded by the exons ATGCACTGGCAAAAAT CTTCTGCTCCAGAACAGCAGCCGCAGCCTCGCCCCTATCAAGGTGTCCGAGTCAAAGAGCCAGTGAAGGAGCTATTGAAAAGGAAACGGGGAACTGTTCATAATGCCGGTGCGACGGCGGCTACAACG gtTGTCTTGCCTCATCAGCCCCATCCTTCCTATTCACCAATGG GCCAGCCTTGTGCTGACATGGATGTTGCTGCCCCTGCACTGCCTGTCACAGACGAAGGAGCACTCTGCTCGGGTTGGATCTCTCAGCCCTCTCCTACATCCTTACAGCCTTTAACTCAGTGGACCACTTACCCCGAGTATGTGTCCCACGAAGCGGTCAGCTGTCCGTACACAGCCGATATGTACGTCCAGCCGATGTGCCCCAGTTACACCCTGGTTGGACCTTCATCTGTTCTGACCTATACTTCTCAACCGCTGATCACCAATTTTGCA CCCCGAAGCACCACCCCTGCCGTAGTGCCTCAGCTCGAGGTGGCGGATCAGCAGCCGCCTCTCACATACTTCCCGTGGGCACAGCCCCTCTCTGCGCTGCCAGCCTCCACCCTGCAGTACCAACCAGCTTCTTCCACGCTTCCCGGGCCGCAGTTTGTGCCCTTGCCGATCTCCATTCCTGAGCCAGCCCcccaggagctggaggatgCCAGGCGAGTCATCGGCACGATGCCCATTGAGAAGCTGCTCCTAGAAGACGAAGACAGTGATAC AATTCTACATATTTATGCAGCTAAAGGTATGAGGGCGTATGCATTGGCAGCTGCAGAGCGCATGAAACTGCTGCGAAGACTTGATGCCaaggaacacagaggaaag ACAGGAGCAGATGTCAACGCTGTAGACAACAAAGGGCAGTCGGCCTTGCATCTCGCTGCGACATACGGGTATGCCCAAGTCCTTCAG GTTATACTATCACTAGGTTTCCCTCTTGATCTAGAAATGAAGGATTTTGAAG GCCATACCCCGCTCCACTGTGCTGTTCTGTCCCACAACGCCCTGATCCGGGAGCACGGCTGCCAGATGGTGAcggaggagaagcagaaagatcttcaacaccagagagaagagctggagTCCTGTATCCACCTCCTGGTGCAGACGGGAGCCTCTATCTACAGCCGG GATGTGAAAAGCAACAAGACCGTTCTTCATTACACAGTCCAGGATGGGAACATCTCCCTGCTGAGATACTTCTTGGAGCTGAATGCTTTCAAGTCCAAGGACTTTGTCAACAACAAG GCGCATGGAAACACAGCTTTGCATATGGCAGCTGCATTGCCTCGTGACAAGAACcagaaagaaattgttcagTTACTCCTCGACCACGGGGCAGACCCGACCATCCGAAACTTAGACAACGATCAGCCGATTCACATGGCTCCttctggaaaagctggagatCAG gtcaggcatttgctgaagaaagggaaagttGCGTCTGCATTCATCTCCTGTCGCCGAAATGCCAGGTCCTAG
- the POU2AF1 gene encoding POU domain class 2-associating factor 1 isoform X1 — protein MHWQKSSAPEQQPQPRPYQGVRVKEPVKELLKRKRGTVHNAGATAATTVVLPHQPHPSYSPMGQPCADMDVAAPALPVTDEGALCSGWISQPSPTSLQPLTQWTTYPEYVSHEAVSCPYTADMYVQPMCPSYTLVGPSSVLTYTSQPLITNFAPRSTTPAVVPQLEVADQQPPLTYFPWAQPLSALPASTLQYQPASSTLPGPQFVPLPISIPEPAPQELEDARRVIGTMPIEKLLLEDEDSDTILHIYAAKGMRAYALAAAERMKLLRRLDAKEHRGKTPLLVAVTARQPAIVYDLIQTGADVNAVDNKGQSALHLAATYGYAQVLQVILSLGFPLDLEMKDFEGHTPLHCAVLSHNALIREHGCQMVTEEKQKDLQHQREELESCIHLLVQTGASIYSRDVKSNKTVLHYTVQDGNISLLRYFLELNAFKSKDFVNNKAHGNTALHMAAALPRDKNQKEIVQLLLDHGADPTIRNLDNDQPIHMAPSGKAGDQVRHLLKKGKVASAFISCRRNARS, from the exons ATGCACTGGCAAAAAT CTTCTGCTCCAGAACAGCAGCCGCAGCCTCGCCCCTATCAAGGTGTCCGAGTCAAAGAGCCAGTGAAGGAGCTATTGAAAAGGAAACGGGGAACTGTTCATAATGCCGGTGCGACGGCGGCTACAACG gtTGTCTTGCCTCATCAGCCCCATCCTTCCTATTCACCAATGG GCCAGCCTTGTGCTGACATGGATGTTGCTGCCCCTGCACTGCCTGTCACAGACGAAGGAGCACTCTGCTCGGGTTGGATCTCTCAGCCCTCTCCTACATCCTTACAGCCTTTAACTCAGTGGACCACTTACCCCGAGTATGTGTCCCACGAAGCGGTCAGCTGTCCGTACACAGCCGATATGTACGTCCAGCCGATGTGCCCCAGTTACACCCTGGTTGGACCTTCATCTGTTCTGACCTATACTTCTCAACCGCTGATCACCAATTTTGCA CCCCGAAGCACCACCCCTGCCGTAGTGCCTCAGCTCGAGGTGGCGGATCAGCAGCCGCCTCTCACATACTTCCCGTGGGCACAGCCCCTCTCTGCGCTGCCAGCCTCCACCCTGCAGTACCAACCAGCTTCTTCCACGCTTCCCGGGCCGCAGTTTGTGCCCTTGCCGATCTCCATTCCTGAGCCAGCCCcccaggagctggaggatgCCAGGCGAGTCATCGGCACGATGCCCATTGAGAAGCTGCTCCTAGAAGACGAAGACAGTGATAC AATTCTACATATTTATGCAGCTAAAGGTATGAGGGCGTATGCATTGGCAGCTGCAGAGCGCATGAAACTGCTGCGAAGACTTGATGCCaaggaacacagaggaaag ACTCCTCTGCTGGTGGCTGTCACGGCCAGGCAGCCAGCTATTGTCTATGATTTGATCCAGACAGGAGCAGATGTCAACGCTGTAGACAACAAAGGGCAGTCGGCCTTGCATCTCGCTGCGACATACGGGTATGCCCAAGTCCTTCAG GTTATACTATCACTAGGTTTCCCTCTTGATCTAGAAATGAAGGATTTTGAAG GCCATACCCCGCTCCACTGTGCTGTTCTGTCCCACAACGCCCTGATCCGGGAGCACGGCTGCCAGATGGTGAcggaggagaagcagaaagatcttcaacaccagagagaagagctggagTCCTGTATCCACCTCCTGGTGCAGACGGGAGCCTCTATCTACAGCCGG GATGTGAAAAGCAACAAGACCGTTCTTCATTACACAGTCCAGGATGGGAACATCTCCCTGCTGAGATACTTCTTGGAGCTGAATGCTTTCAAGTCCAAGGACTTTGTCAACAACAAG GCGCATGGAAACACAGCTTTGCATATGGCAGCTGCATTGCCTCGTGACAAGAACcagaaagaaattgttcagTTACTCCTCGACCACGGGGCAGACCCGACCATCCGAAACTTAGACAACGATCAGCCGATTCACATGGCTCCttctggaaaagctggagatCAG gtcaggcatttgctgaagaaagggaaagttGCGTCTGCATTCATCTCCTGTCGCCGAAATGCCAGGTCCTAG
- the POU2AF1 gene encoding POU domain class 2-associating factor 1 isoform X3, with translation MHWQKSSAPEQQPQPRPYQGVRVKEPVKELLKRKRGTVHNAGATAATTVVLPHQPHPSYSPMGQPCADMDVAAPALPVTDEGALCSGWISQPSPTSLQPLTQWTTYPEYVSHEAVSCPYTADMYVQPMCPSYTLVGPSSVLTYTSQPLITNFAPRSTTPAVVPQLEVADQQPPLTYFPWAQPLSALPASTLQYQPASSTLPGPQFVPLPISIPEPAPQELEDARRVIGTMPIEKLLLEDEDSDTYVLNHALSVEGL, from the exons ATGCACTGGCAAAAAT CTTCTGCTCCAGAACAGCAGCCGCAGCCTCGCCCCTATCAAGGTGTCCGAGTCAAAGAGCCAGTGAAGGAGCTATTGAAAAGGAAACGGGGAACTGTTCATAATGCCGGTGCGACGGCGGCTACAACG gtTGTCTTGCCTCATCAGCCCCATCCTTCCTATTCACCAATGG GCCAGCCTTGTGCTGACATGGATGTTGCTGCCCCTGCACTGCCTGTCACAGACGAAGGAGCACTCTGCTCGGGTTGGATCTCTCAGCCCTCTCCTACATCCTTACAGCCTTTAACTCAGTGGACCACTTACCCCGAGTATGTGTCCCACGAAGCGGTCAGCTGTCCGTACACAGCCGATATGTACGTCCAGCCGATGTGCCCCAGTTACACCCTGGTTGGACCTTCATCTGTTCTGACCTATACTTCTCAACCGCTGATCACCAATTTTGCA CCCCGAAGCACCACCCCTGCCGTAGTGCCTCAGCTCGAGGTGGCGGATCAGCAGCCGCCTCTCACATACTTCCCGTGGGCACAGCCCCTCTCTGCGCTGCCAGCCTCCACCCTGCAGTACCAACCAGCTTCTTCCACGCTTCCCGGGCCGCAGTTTGTGCCCTTGCCGATCTCCATTCCTGAGCCAGCCCcccaggagctggaggatgCCAGGCGAGTCATCGGCACGATGCCCATTGAGAAGCTGCTCCTAGAAGACGAAGACAGTGATACGTATGTTTTAAACCACGCTCTCTCTGTTGAAGGGCTTTAA